In Gammaproteobacteria bacterium, a single window of DNA contains:
- a CDS encoding FAD-dependent oxidoreductase, producing MQHIIIGAGPAGVVAAETLRKTDPEAQITIIGDEPEPPYSRMAIPYYLIRNIDETGTYLRDPGTHFGALNIEVVQQRVDKIDAKAKSVTLADGSSHAYDKLLIATGSHPISPPIPGLDLPQVHSCWTLEDARNIVKLAQSGSNVVLIGAGFIGCIILEALVKCDVHLAVVEMGNRMVPRMLDEKAGGLLESWCKNQGIDVHTSCSVDGIAEAGDEVEVSLSDGSKLSAALVITATGVKANTDLVEDTDINIDQGILVNRRMQTSNPDVYAAGDVAQGVDFSTGNFEVQAIQPTATDHGRIAALNMAGQGDEHHGTLNMNVLDTVGLVSCSFGLWMGVDGGESAELYNPDEFQYINLQFDGDHLVGASSVGKTQHVGVLRGLIESKIHLGEWKARLMQDPTAIMEAYVGCTQELGYA from the coding sequence ATGCAACATATCATCATAGGTGCAGGGCCCGCGGGCGTGGTAGCAGCGGAAACCCTGCGTAAAACAGACCCTGAAGCACAAATCACGATTATCGGCGATGAGCCGGAACCGCCGTACTCGCGCATGGCGATCCCGTATTATCTCATTAGAAATATCGATGAAACCGGAACCTACCTGCGTGATCCCGGGACGCATTTCGGCGCCCTGAATATCGAAGTCGTGCAGCAGCGCGTCGACAAGATCGACGCCAAGGCGAAATCGGTAACACTGGCCGATGGTAGCTCACACGCTTACGACAAGCTATTGATTGCCACGGGTTCACATCCAATCAGTCCGCCGATACCGGGGCTCGATTTGCCGCAGGTACATTCCTGCTGGACACTCGAAGACGCGCGCAACATCGTCAAGCTGGCGCAGTCCGGGTCCAACGTGGTGCTCATCGGCGCCGGCTTTATCGGCTGTATTATCCTTGAGGCACTGGTCAAGTGCGACGTGCATCTTGCCGTGGTAGAAATGGGTAACCGCATGGTACCCCGCATGCTGGACGAAAAGGCCGGCGGATTGCTTGAATCCTGGTGCAAGAACCAGGGCATCGATGTGCATACCTCCTGCAGCGTTGACGGGATTGCCGAAGCCGGGGACGAGGTCGAAGTGTCGTTAAGCGATGGCAGCAAGCTGAGTGCCGCGCTGGTGATTACCGCGACCGGGGTCAAGGCGAATACCGACCTGGTGGAAGATACCGATATCAATATCGACCAGGGCATACTGGTGAACCGGCGCATGCAGACCAGTAATCCGGACGTCTACGCGGCGGGCGATGTTGCGCAAGGCGTAGATTTTTCTACCGGTAACTTCGAGGTACAGGCGATCCAGCCTACCGCGACCGATCACGGACGTATTGCCGCGCTCAACATGGCGGGACAGGGCGATGAACATCATGGTACGCTGAACATGAATGTCCTCGATACCGTGGGTTTGGTTTCGTGCTCGTTTGGTCTGTGGATGGGGGTTGATGGCGGTGAAAGCGCCGAGCTCTATAATCCCGACGAATTTCAGTATATCAACCTGCAGTTCGATGGCGATCACCTGGTTGGCGCCAGCAGCGTCGGCAAGACCCAGCACGTCGGTGTGCTGCGAGGATTGATCGAGTCGAAGATTCACCTGGGTGAATGGAAAGCCCGATTGATGCAGG